The Sphaerospermopsis torques-reginae ITEP-024 genome has a window encoding:
- the grpE gene encoding nucleotide exchange factor GrpE, with product MMDENKQVNNTSQQLGEPIEVNQAMNSDSPAEINSHESGSDVTEQTPEQTNVSGEPAFTEENGVAAAETTEVDTAALTQLTQQIEFLRMQVEERSTQYMRIAADFENYRKRVSKEKEEMETQVKRNTIMELLPVVDNFERARAHLKPQNDGEMTIHKSYQGVYKQLVDCLKRLGVSPMRPEGQEFDPNLHEAVMREPTNEHPEGTVLEELVRGYFLGDRVLRHAMVKVAAPQEDTPTEQEDESTQENS from the coding sequence ATGATGGATGAAAATAAACAAGTAAACAATACAAGCCAGCAATTGGGCGAACCAATAGAGGTAAACCAAGCAATGAACAGCGACTCACCAGCCGAAATTAACTCTCATGAATCTGGCAGCGATGTGACTGAGCAAACCCCAGAGCAAACCAATGTATCGGGAGAACCTGCTTTCACAGAAGAAAATGGTGTCGCTGCGGCAGAAACAACAGAAGTAGATACTGCGGCTTTAACACAATTGACTCAACAAATTGAGTTTTTGAGAATGCAAGTTGAAGAACGTAGCACTCAATATATGCGAATCGCCGCAGATTTTGAGAATTACCGCAAACGCGTCTCTAAAGAAAAAGAAGAGATGGAAACACAGGTGAAGAGAAACACAATTATGGAATTGTTACCTGTAGTTGATAACTTTGAGCGGGCGCGGGCGCACCTTAAACCACAAAATGATGGCGAGATGACAATTCACAAAAGTTATCAAGGAGTGTATAAACAATTAGTGGATTGTCTGAAAAGATTAGGTGTGTCACCAATGCGTCCTGAAGGTCAAGAATTTGATCCTAACCTGCATGAAGCCGTGATGCGAGAACCAACCAATGAACATCCCGAAGGAACAGTTTTAGAAGAATTAGTACGCGGATATTTTTTGGGCGATCGCGTGCTGCGCCATGCAATGGTGAAAGTTGCTGCTCCCCAGGAAGATACACCTACAGAACAGGAAGATGAGTCTACTCAGGAAAACAGTTAA
- a CDS encoding glycoside hydrolase family 57 protein: MAIGYVALVLHAHLPFVRHPESDYVLEEEWLYEAITETYIPLLKVFEGLKRDGIDFKITMSMTPPLVSMLRDPLLQERYDEHLAKLEELIELEAERNIHNGHMRYLAEHYAAEFNEARQVWEKYKGDLVTAFKQYQDSNNLEIITCGATHGYLPLMKMYPQAVWAQLQVACEHYAETFGQAPRGIWLPECAYYEGLERMLADAGLRYFLTDGHGILYARPRPRFGTYAPIFTETGVAAFGRDHESSQQVWSSEVGYPGAAEYREFYKDLGWEAEYEYIKPYIMPNGQRKNTGIKYHKITGRGLGLSDKALYDPYWAREKSAEHAANFMYNRERQAEHLHGIMGRPPIIVSPYDAELFGHWWYEGPWFIDYLFRKSWYDQGTYEMTHLADYLRANPNQQVCRPSQSSWGYKGFHEYWLNDTNAWIYPHLHKAAERMIEISQLEPEDELQWKALNQAARELLLAQSSDWAFIMRTGTMVPYAVRRTRSHLMRFNKLYEDVKVGKVDSGWLEKVELMDNIFPSINYRVYRPV; encoded by the coding sequence ATGGCTATAGGCTACGTCGCACTTGTACTTCATGCACATTTACCCTTCGTTCGTCACCCGGAAAGTGACTATGTGCTAGAAGAGGAATGGCTCTATGAAGCTATCACAGAAACTTACATTCCTTTATTGAAAGTATTTGAAGGATTAAAGCGAGACGGCATCGACTTTAAAATCACGATGAGTATGACACCGCCTCTCGTGTCTATGCTGCGTGATCCTCTGTTGCAAGAACGCTATGATGAACATTTAGCCAAATTAGAAGAACTGATAGAATTGGAAGCGGAACGCAATATCCATAATGGACATATGCGTTATTTGGCTGAACATTACGCCGCTGAGTTTAATGAAGCTCGTCAGGTTTGGGAAAAATACAAGGGTGATTTAGTAACAGCTTTTAAACAATATCAAGATAGCAACAACCTAGAAATAATTACTTGCGGTGCTACTCATGGGTATTTACCCTTAATGAAGATGTATCCCCAAGCTGTATGGGCGCAACTTCAGGTGGCTTGTGAACATTACGCAGAAACTTTTGGTCAAGCGCCTAGAGGTATTTGGTTGCCTGAATGTGCTTACTATGAAGGTTTGGAACGGATGCTGGCGGATGCTGGTTTGCGTTATTTCCTCACCGATGGACATGGGATTTTATACGCTCGTCCCCGTCCCAGATTTGGTACTTACGCGCCAATTTTTACAGAAACAGGTGTTGCTGCTTTTGGTCGTGACCATGAATCTTCTCAACAAGTATGGTCTTCAGAAGTGGGTTATCCCGGTGCTGCTGAATATCGGGAGTTTTATAAAGATTTGGGTTGGGAAGCAGAATATGAGTACATCAAACCTTATATCATGCCCAATGGACAGCGTAAAAATACGGGGATTAAATATCATAAAATTACCGGACGTGGTTTAGGTCTTTCTGATAAGGCTTTATATGATCCTTACTGGGCAAGGGAAAAATCCGCAGAACACGCTGCTAACTTCATGTATAATCGAGAAAGACAAGCTGAACATTTACACGGGATCATGGGACGGCCTCCGATTATTGTTTCTCCCTATGATGCGGAGTTGTTCGGTCATTGGTGGTATGAAGGTCCTTGGTTTATTGATTACCTGTTCCGTAAGTCATGGTACGATCAGGGAACTTATGAAATGACCCATTTAGCTGATTATTTACGAGCTAACCCAAATCAACAAGTCTGTCGTCCTTCTCAGTCCAGTTGGGGTTATAAGGGTTTCCATGAATATTGGTTAAATGACACTAATGCTTGGATTTACCCGCATTTACATAAAGCTGCGGAACGGATGATTGAAATTTCCCAGTTAGAACCAGAGGATGAGTTGCAATGGAAAGCTTTAAACCAAGCAGCGCGGGAGTTGTTGTTAGCTCAATCTTCTGACTGGGCGTTTATTATGCGGACGGGAACAATGGTCCCTTATGCTGTGAGAAGAACACGATCGCACTTAATGAGATTTAATAAACTCTATGAAGATGTAAAAGTCGGTAAAGTTGATAGTGGTTGGTTGGAAAAAGTGGAATTAATGGATAATATTTTCCCCAGCATCAACTATCGCGTTTATCGTCCCGTTTAG
- a CDS encoding ATP-grasp domain-containing protein: MKKIKSIFQNIGTLLLLLLMFPINLTLVITAFITNLITLPFQKKITCENPKKILLTGGKMTKSLQLARSFHRAGHQVFMVETHKYWLSGHQFSNAVKNFFTVPAPEKDPEAYCQSLLEIVKREKIDVFIPVSSPVASYYDSLAKPILSPYCEVFHFDPEMTKTLDDKFSLCEQARVLGLTAPKVFLITSPEEIINFGFSQEQNPYIIKSIQYDSVTRLDMTKFPFEGMEEYVKKLPISKERPWVMQEFIKGQEYCTHSTVRDGEIRLHCCSQSSPFQVNYEQVDNPEIFNWVQKFVKELNLTGQISFDFIQTADGKVYPIECNPRTHTAITMFYDHPGLADAYLKPGKNQPHIEPLPSSKPTYWLYHELWRLTGIRSFSDLTNWLNKVIKGKDSMLDKDDPLPFLMVHHWQIVLLLLQNMVKLKGWVRIDFNIGKLVEIGGD, encoded by the coding sequence ATGAAAAAAATAAAATCCATATTTCAAAACATAGGAACATTACTATTATTACTACTAATGTTCCCCATCAACCTCACCCTAGTCATCACCGCATTTATTACCAACCTTATCACCCTACCATTTCAAAAAAAAATCACCTGTGAAAACCCCAAAAAAATCCTATTAACAGGTGGTAAAATGACAAAATCATTACAACTTGCGAGGTCATTTCATCGCGCAGGACATCAAGTATTTATGGTAGAAACCCATAAATATTGGTTATCAGGACATCAATTTTCTAACGCAGTTAAAAACTTCTTCACAGTACCCGCACCGGAAAAAGATCCAGAAGCATATTGTCAAAGTTTATTAGAAATAGTAAAACGAGAAAAAATAGATGTATTTATTCCCGTTTCCAGTCCCGTTGCAAGTTATTATGACTCCTTAGCAAAACCAATATTATCACCTTATTGTGAAGTATTTCATTTTGATCCAGAAATGACAAAAACCCTAGATGATAAATTTAGTTTATGTGAACAAGCGCGAGTTTTAGGTTTAACTGCACCCAAGGTATTTTTAATAACTTCCCCTGAAGAAATTATCAACTTTGGTTTTTCCCAAGAACAAAATCCTTACATTATTAAGAGTATTCAATATGATTCTGTGACTCGTTTAGATATGACGAAATTTCCCTTTGAAGGAATGGAAGAATATGTAAAAAAATTGCCTATTAGTAAAGAAAGACCTTGGGTAATGCAGGAATTTATTAAAGGTCAAGAATATTGTACCCATAGTACAGTCAGAGATGGAGAAATTCGTTTACATTGCTGTTCTCAATCTTCACCTTTCCAGGTAAATTATGAACAGGTTGACAACCCAGAAATATTTAATTGGGTGCAAAAATTTGTCAAAGAATTAAATTTAACTGGACAAATTTCTTTTGATTTTATACAAACCGCAGATGGCAAAGTTTACCCCATTGAATGTAACCCTAGAACTCATACTGCAATTACAATGTTTTATGATCATCCAGGGTTAGCGGATGCTTATTTAAAACCTGGTAAAAATCAACCTCATATAGAACCTTTACCAAGCAGTAAACCAACTTATTGGTTATATCATGAATTGTGGAGATTAACAGGAATTAGGTCTTTTAGTGATTTAACAAACTGGTTAAATAAAGTGATTAAAGGTAAGGATTCAATGTTAGATAAAGATGATCCTTTACCGTTTTTGATGGTGCATCATTGGCAAATTGTTTTGTTATTGTTGCAAAATATGGTAAAATTAAAAGGATGGGTAAGAATAGATTTCAATATTGGGAAATTGGTTGAAATTGGTGGAGATTAA
- a CDS encoding O-methyltransferase yields the protein MTETLTKINKPRPVTPLGILVEELERTLKIAKQENVSVELANSLEKVYELAAGIDPYLEDNTTKESPELAALAKKTAEEDWSKRFSNGETVRQLEKEMLSGHIEGQTLKMFVSMTKAKRILEIGMFTGYSALAMAEALPADGDIIACEVDEYVSEFAKKCFEKSEHGKKIKVITAPAIETLKNLIASGETFDLVFIDADKPGYVDYFKLLIETNLLAEDGFICVDNTLLQGQPYLPKEKRTENGEAIAKFNQTVTQDPRVEKVILPLRDGLTIIKRK from the coding sequence ATGACTGAAACACTAACAAAAATCAACAAACCTAGACCTGTTACCCCTTTGGGTATTTTGGTGGAAGAACTAGAAAGAACATTGAAAATAGCGAAACAAGAAAATGTTTCTGTTGAACTTGCGAACTCTTTAGAAAAGGTGTATGAATTAGCAGCAGGAATAGATCCATATTTGGAAGATAATACTACAAAAGAATCTCCAGAATTAGCAGCACTAGCGAAAAAAACTGCTGAAGAAGATTGGAGTAAGAGATTTAGTAATGGTGAAACAGTCCGTCAGTTAGAAAAGGAAATGTTATCTGGTCATATTGAAGGACAGACATTAAAAATGTTTGTTTCTATGACTAAAGCGAAACGCATTTTAGAAATAGGAATGTTTACCGGATATTCTGCATTAGCAATGGCAGAAGCATTACCGGCAGATGGTGATATAATTGCCTGTGAAGTAGATGAATATGTTTCAGAATTTGCGAAGAAATGTTTTGAAAAATCAGAACATGGTAAAAAAATTAAAGTGATAACAGCACCTGCAATAGAAACATTAAAAAACCTGATAGCATCAGGAGAAACATTTGATTTAGTATTCATAGATGCTGACAAACCGGGATATGTTGATTACTTCAAACTGTTAATAGAAACCAACCTATTAGCAGAGGATGGATTTATATGTGTAGATAACACCTTATTACAAGGACAACCATATTTACCCAAAGAAAAAAGAACAGAAAACGGAGAAGCAATAGCGAAATTTAATCAAACAGTCACCCAAGATCCGAGAGTAGAAAAAGTCATCTTACCATTAAGAGACGGTTTAACAATCATCAAAAGAAAATAG
- the dnaJ gene encoding molecular chaperone DnaJ, translated as MARDYYEILGVSRDADKEEIKQAYRRQARKYHPDVNKEPGAEERFKEINRAYEVLSEPETRERYNRFGEAGVSGAASAGFQDMGDMGGFADIFESIFSGFAGGMGGPTQQRRRSGPVRGDDLRLDLKLDFREAVFGGEKEIRISHLETCEVCSGSGAKPGTRPRTCSTCSGSGQVRRVTRTPFGSFTQVSTCPTCNGTGSVVEDKCDACDGKGANQVTKKLKITIPAGVDNGTRLRISQEGDAGQRGGPPGDLYVYLFVNEDEEFQRDGINVLSEIKVSYLQAILGCRIEVNTVDGPVELIIPAGTQPNTVMRLENRGVPRLGNPVSRGDHLLTVLIDIPTKVAPEERELLEKLAKLKGDKTGKGGGFFENLFKS; from the coding sequence ATGGCCCGCGACTATTATGAAATTCTAGGTGTCTCTCGTGATGCCGACAAAGAAGAAATTAAACAGGCTTATCGCCGCCAAGCCCGGAAGTATCACCCTGATGTGAACAAAGAACCGGGTGCGGAAGAACGATTCAAGGAAATAAACCGCGCTTATGAAGTGCTGTCTGAGCCAGAAACCCGCGAGCGTTACAACCGTTTTGGTGAAGCTGGCGTTTCTGGTGCTGCTAGTGCTGGCTTCCAAGATATGGGAGATATGGGCGGTTTTGCCGATATCTTTGAAAGCATTTTCAGTGGTTTTGCTGGCGGTATGGGTGGACCTACACAGCAAAGACGGCGTAGCGGTCCTGTACGGGGTGATGATTTACGTCTAGACCTGAAGTTAGATTTTCGGGAAGCGGTATTTGGTGGTGAAAAGGAAATCCGCATTTCTCATCTAGAAACTTGTGAAGTTTGTAGTGGTTCTGGTGCTAAACCAGGAACTCGTCCCCGGACTTGCTCAACCTGTAGCGGTTCTGGTCAGGTGCGCCGTGTGACTAGAACTCCTTTTGGCAGCTTTACCCAAGTTTCTACTTGTCCTACCTGTAATGGTACTGGGTCGGTAGTGGAAGATAAGTGTGATGCTTGTGATGGTAAAGGCGCAAATCAGGTCACGAAAAAGCTAAAAATTACTATTCCTGCTGGGGTAGATAATGGTACACGCTTGCGGATCTCCCAAGAAGGTGATGCGGGTCAACGGGGTGGACCACCTGGGGATTTGTATGTTTACTTGTTTGTCAATGAGGATGAAGAATTTCAACGGGATGGTATTAATGTCCTGTCGGAAATTAAAGTTAGTTACTTACAAGCTATTTTGGGTTGCCGGATAGAGGTGAATACTGTAGATGGTCCGGTAGAGTTAATTATTCCCGCGGGAACTCAGCCAAATACGGTGATGAGGTTGGAAAATCGTGGTGTACCTCGTTTGGGCAACCCGGTGAGTCGGGGCGACCATTTACTCACGGTATTGATTGATATTCCTACTAAGGTGGCTCCAGAGGAAAGAGAATTGCTAGAAAAACTGGCTAAACTCAAGGGAGATAAAACTGGTAAAGGTGGGGGATTTTTTGAAAATCTGTTTAAGTCATGA
- a CDS encoding GspE/PulE family protein, which produces MTYSSPQRRSTALTTRTEFSPFGNKLVQAGYVNSEQMRQALAESRKSGKMLTDVLESITGQQLAPEFLREYKKQHLFELKILYGVESLDPEVNQIGNMSVGKLIEELIPVDVCRRHRLVPLSKREDQNPPYVLVAMVNPENLEACDELNRILRSQNLSLQRIVITQEDYQQLINQYLDEFAARQEKMQQAKLTDISSDLESLTQDMVQETVEDSEVDLTAAMKDADDAPIINLVNKILFVALRDAVSDIHIEPQEEFLRVRYRKDGVLRESDAIRPMPKHIVPAVTARFKIISNLDIAERRLPQDGRISRVFNGRKVDFRVNTLPSRYGEKICLRILDNSSTQLGLDKLITDPETLHIVQDMVSKPFGLILVTGPTGSGKTTSLYSALAEINDPGINISTVEDPVEYSLPGLTQVQVIRQKGLDFATTLRAFLRQDPDVLLVGETRDKETAKTAIEAALTGHLVLTTLHTNDAPGAIARLGEMGIEPFMVSSSLIGVLAQRLMRRVCSECRIPYTPTPEELARYGLSASQEGAVTFYKANTIPPEVIAENNGKIKVCPKCNGIGYKGRCGVYEVMRITENLQTLINQEAPTERIKEVAIEEGMKTLLAYSLNLVRQGATTLEEVERVVYTDTGLEAELKAKRKSGLTCKTCDATLQPEWLDCPYCLTPRFTD; this is translated from the coding sequence ATGACTTACTCATCACCACAACGGCGCAGTACCGCTCTTACCACCAGAACAGAGTTTTCGCCTTTCGGCAACAAGCTAGTACAAGCTGGCTATGTCAACAGTGAACAGATGAGACAGGCTCTGGCTGAAAGCCGCAAATCTGGCAAAATGCTGACAGATGTATTAGAGTCTATCACTGGGCAACAACTAGCACCTGAGTTTCTTAGGGAGTACAAGAAACAGCATTTATTTGAACTAAAAATACTCTACGGTGTTGAATCCCTCGATCCAGAAGTCAATCAAATTGGCAACATGAGCGTGGGAAAATTGATTGAAGAGTTAATACCAGTAGATGTCTGTCGTCGTCATCGTTTAGTACCACTGTCGAAACGGGAAGACCAAAATCCTCCTTATGTTTTGGTGGCAATGGTTAATCCAGAGAATCTAGAGGCTTGTGATGAACTCAACCGCATCTTGCGATCGCAAAACTTGTCTCTACAGCGGATAGTTATTACCCAGGAAGATTACCAGCAGCTGATTAACCAATACTTGGATGAGTTTGCGGCTCGCCAAGAAAAAATGCAGCAAGCAAAATTGACAGACATTAGTTCGGATCTAGAAAGTCTGACTCAAGATATGGTTCAGGAAACTGTAGAAGATTCAGAGGTAGATCTGACAGCAGCCATGAAGGATGCTGATGATGCGCCTATTATCAATCTTGTCAATAAAATTCTTTTTGTCGCCTTGCGAGATGCTGTTTCTGATATTCATATTGAACCCCAAGAAGAATTCTTGCGAGTTCGCTACCGGAAAGATGGGGTATTGCGTGAGTCTGATGCTATCCGACCGATGCCCAAGCACATTGTGCCGGCGGTGACTGCTCGATTTAAAATTATCTCTAATTTAGATATTGCTGAAAGGCGTTTACCTCAAGATGGACGTATCAGCAGGGTTTTTAATGGTAGAAAAGTAGACTTTCGGGTAAATACCTTACCCAGTCGTTATGGTGAAAAAATCTGTTTGCGGATTTTGGATAACTCATCTACCCAACTGGGGTTAGATAAGTTAATTACTGATCCAGAGACTTTGCATATAGTCCAGGATATGGTTAGCAAGCCCTTTGGTTTGATTCTGGTGACTGGTCCTACTGGTTCTGGTAAAACTACTTCGTTGTATTCTGCACTAGCAGAAATCAATGATCCGGGTATTAATATTAGTACCGTAGAAGACCCGGTTGAATACAGTTTACCAGGGCTGACTCAAGTACAGGTAATTCGACAAAAAGGGCTAGATTTTGCTACTACACTACGGGCGTTTTTGCGACAAGATCCTGATGTGTTACTGGTGGGTGAAACACGAGATAAGGAAACAGCGAAAACAGCGATTGAAGCGGCGCTAACTGGTCACTTGGTATTAACCACTTTACATACTAATGATGCTCCAGGGGCGATCGCTCGTTTGGGTGAAATGGGCATTGAACCTTTCATGGTTTCCAGTTCTCTGATCGGTGTATTGGCACAACGTTTGATGCGCCGTGTTTGTTCAGAGTGCAGAATTCCCTATACTCCCACACCTGAAGAACTAGCTCGTTATGGTTTATCAGCTTCCCAAGAAGGTGCTGTCACCTTCTACAAAGCCAATACCATACCACCGGAAGTAATAGCCGAAAATAACGGCAAAATCAAGGTTTGTCCCAAGTGTAATGGTATTGGTTACAAGGGGCGTTGTGGTGTTTATGAAGTGATGCGGATTACGGAAAACCTGCAAACTCTGATTAACCAAGAAGCACCTACAGAACGGATCAAGGAAGTAGCCATCGAAGAAGGCATGAAAACTTTGCTGGCTTACAGTCTTAACTTAGTGCGGCAAGGTGCAACCACTCTGGAGGAAGTAGAGCGGGTAGTATATACAGATACAGGTTTGGAAGCTGAATTAAAAGCTAAACGTAAGAGTGGTTTAACCTGTAAAACCTGTGATGCTACTTTACAACCAGAGTGGCTAGATTGTCCTTACTGTCTGACACCTCGGTTTACAGATTAA
- a CDS encoding sulfurtransferase TusA family protein, with protein MSLSSLLTPDAQLDLRGTPCPINFVRTKLRLEQMPDGSLLEVWLDGGEPIEQVPDSLTMAGYQVEKITDCSGYFSLLVRRPVTAA; from the coding sequence ATGAGTCTATCTTCTCTGTTAACTCCTGATGCTCAGTTGGACTTGCGTGGTACTCCTTGTCCAATTAATTTTGTACGGACTAAGTTACGTCTGGAACAAATGCCAGATGGCAGTTTGTTGGAAGTCTGGTTAGATGGGGGTGAACCCATTGAACAAGTCCCCGATAGTTTAACTATGGCTGGTTATCAGGTGGAAAAAATTACTGACTGTTCTGGCTATTTTTCTCTGTTAGTGCGTCGTCCGGTAACTGCTGCATGA
- a CDS encoding sedoheptulose 7-phosphate cyclase gives MTPQSILPTPEIADNVLVDKEKIENSLQTDTIKFTHGEKYLTSQWYKGSGEIAHKKDGRSFEVAATFTLTAEVKVVEGIFQLENEILANIYNSRGRCVAVIDQTVNELYGEQVRKYFDAHEIPLEMMVCRAWEADKTPETVHKILGFLGKDGCDVSRNEPVLIIGGGVLSDVAGLACALQHRRTPYIMVGTTVVAAIDAGPSPRTCTNGKQFKNSIGAYHPPVLTLVDRSFFRTLATGHIRNGMAEIIKMAITDDAVLFEMLEKYGPRLIETHFATVDADEELAEIADEIIYRALFSYMKHEGTNMFEAYQDRPHAYGHTWSPRFEPAVKMMHGHAVTTGMAFGATLAVEMNWLEPEHRDRIIALCQSLGLTVYHPILEDMEIMIEGQKNMRRKRGDGGLWAPVPRGGIGACDYIQEVEPELLEAAVKAHKAVCSNLANHGAGVEMYLKDLGLE, from the coding sequence ATGACTCCACAAAGCATATTACCAACCCCAGAGATTGCAGATAACGTATTAGTAGATAAAGAAAAAATTGAAAATTCCCTACAAACTGACACCATTAAATTCACACATGGAGAAAAGTATCTCACATCTCAGTGGTATAAAGGGTCTGGGGAAATAGCACATAAAAAAGATGGTCGTTCCTTTGAAGTTGCTGCTACCTTCACATTAACAGCAGAAGTCAAAGTAGTAGAAGGAATTTTTCAGTTAGAAAACGAGATTTTAGCTAACATATATAATAGTCGTGGTCGCTGTGTAGCAGTCATAGACCAGACAGTTAACGAGTTGTATGGTGAGCAAGTTAGAAAATATTTTGATGCTCATGAAATACCATTGGAAATGATGGTATGTCGCGCATGGGAAGCAGACAAAACCCCAGAAACAGTACATAAGATATTAGGGTTTTTAGGAAAAGACGGTTGCGATGTTTCACGCAACGAACCTGTATTAATTATAGGTGGTGGTGTGTTAAGCGATGTTGCGGGTTTAGCTTGTGCCTTACAACATCGTCGAACACCTTATATTATGGTGGGAACAACAGTAGTAGCAGCTATTGACGCAGGTCCTTCACCCCGCACTTGTACCAACGGTAAACAGTTCAAAAATAGTATTGGTGCATATCATCCCCCCGTACTAACCTTAGTAGATCGGAGTTTTTTCCGCACCTTAGCAACTGGACATATTCGTAATGGGATGGCAGAAATTATTAAAATGGCCATTACCGATGATGCGGTATTGTTTGAGATGTTGGAGAAATACGGACCGCGTTTGATAGAGACACATTTTGCGACTGTAGACGCAGATGAAGAGTTAGCAGAAATAGCAGACGAGATTATTTACCGTGCGTTGTTCTCTTACATGAAACATGAGGGAACAAATATGTTTGAAGCATATCAAGATCGTCCCCATGCTTATGGGCATACATGGAGTCCTCGGTTTGAACCAGCGGTGAAGATGATGCACGGACACGCGGTGACAACTGGAATGGCCTTTGGTGCGACATTAGCGGTAGAGATGAACTGGTTAGAACCGGAACACCGCGATCGCATTATTGCATTATGTCAGTCTTTGGGTTTAACAGTGTATCATCCCATTTTGGAAGACATGGAGATCATGATCGAAGGTCAGAAAAATATGCGTCGGAAGCGTGGAGATGGTGGACTTTGGGCCCCTGTTCCCAGAGGTGGGATAGGTGCGTGTGACTATATTCAAGAAGTTGAACCAGAATTATTGGAAGCAGCAGTAAAAGCGCATAAAGCTGTTTGTAGTAATTTAGCAAATCACGGTGCTGGTGTGGAAATGTATTTGAAAGATTTGGGTTTGGAATAA
- a CDS encoding D-alanine--D-alanine ligase family protein, which yields MSKLNLLYLTGSGESDFFCNLSRLYAQDSIQAIANNPNYDILIAYVTPDGNWKFPNSLSFEDIADSQPVSLPDAIALVITKNIDVVIPQMFCIPGMTHYRALFDVLKIPYIGNTPEVMAITANKAKAKAIVAAAGVKVPHGEVLRLGDIPTIAPKAVVKPATSDNSLGVSLVKDIQEYETALKEAFKYAEQVIVEEYIELGREVRCGIIEKEGELIGLPLEEYLVDSKNKPVRDYADKLKLGDDGNLHLTAKDGIKAWILDTKDPITEKVQAAAKKCHQALGCRHYSLFDFRIDPNGEPYFLEAGLYCSFSPKSVIPCMAKNAGISLDELLEIAIKETLK from the coding sequence ATGTCAAAACTCAATCTTTTGTATTTAACAGGTTCAGGAGAAAGTGATTTTTTCTGTAATTTATCACGACTTTATGCTCAAGATTCAATTCAGGCGATCGCCAATAACCCAAACTATGATATTCTGATTGCATATGTCACACCGGATGGTAACTGGAAATTTCCCAACTCCTTGAGTTTTGAAGATATTGCAGACAGTCAACCCGTATCCTTACCGGATGCGATCGCATTAGTAATAACAAAAAATATTGATGTAGTCATACCCCAGATGTTTTGTATACCGGGAATGACTCATTACCGCGCTTTATTTGATGTCTTGAAAATTCCCTACATAGGTAACACCCCGGAAGTAATGGCCATAACAGCGAATAAAGCAAAAGCTAAAGCCATTGTAGCAGCAGCAGGGGTGAAAGTTCCTCACGGTGAAGTTTTGCGTCTTGGAGACATTCCCACCATTGCACCCAAAGCGGTAGTAAAACCCGCAACCTCAGATAACTCATTAGGAGTGAGTTTAGTAAAAGACATTCAAGAATACGAAACCGCATTAAAGGAAGCATTCAAATATGCAGAACAAGTGATAGTAGAAGAATATATAGAATTAGGTCGAGAAGTGAGATGTGGGATAATAGAAAAAGAGGGAGAATTAATAGGTTTACCCCTAGAAGAATATTTAGTAGACTCCAAAAATAAACCCGTGAGAGACTATGCTGATAAACTGAAATTAGGGGATGATGGTAACTTACATTTAACAGCGAAAGATGGTATAAAAGCATGGATTTTAGATACAAAAGATCCGATCACAGAAAAAGTGCAAGCAGCAGCAAAAAAATGTCATCAAGCATTAGGATGTCGCCATTATAGCTTATTTGATTTTCGCATAGATCCAAATGGAGAACCTTACTTTTTAGAAGCTGGTTTATATTGTTCATTTTCTCCTAAAAGCGTCATTCCTTGTATGGCCAAAAATGCAGGAATTTCTCTAGATGAGTTATTAGAAATAGCAATAAAAGAAACATTAAAATGA